From Pseudomonas hormoni:
CCAGGACCACACGCCGGCATTCGGCGATCTTGCGCGCAGTGAGGTTCGAGTCGCTCAGGGCGCCCATGCGCAGGGCGATGTCGACGCCTTCCTCGACCAGGTTGACGTTGCGGTCGTCGAGCATCAGGTCGATGTTCAATTCAGGGTTTTGCTCGAGAAACGGCCCGAGGTGCGGAACGATGTGCATCCGGCCGAAGGTCACGGCGGCGCAGATGCGCAGGTTGCCGGTCAGCCCGTTGGCCGCACCCCGAGCCGCCTTGTCCGCTTCGTCGGCTTCCTCGATGGCGCGCCTGGCGCGTTCGAAAAACGCCAGCCCGGCTTCGGTCGGCGTCAGGCCACGGGTCGAGCGCAACAACAGCCGGACCGCGAGCCGTGCTTCCAGTTGCGCGATGGTTTTCGACACGGCGGGCTGGCCGATGTTCAGCCGTCGTGCGGCGGCGGAAAACGAGCCGGTTTCCACCACGTAGACGAAGGTTTCCATTGCGGCGAGACGGTCCATCTCAAGTCCTTGTCGTGATCAAACTGTGGGAGCGTCAGAATCGCTTCAGGCTCAGGGCGCTGAGTGTAATCCGGGTCGACCTCGGCGTAACGGCTCACACAGAGCAAAAGAATTCACTTCTGGAAGGTATGCGCTGGGCGGCAATCACACTTCGTAAAACAACCGGACGTCGTAATCAGGGTTTTTGTGCTTGAGTAAAGATAACTCTAGAGTTACTTTTGTCTGGGCCGGAGCAAGGAGGCAGGTGGTGCAAAGCAGGTTATTGATCAAGGAGCTGGAGGAGGCGGGCTGGACGCTGGATCGGATTACCGGCAGCCATCATCTCTTCACCCACCGATACAACCCGTACACGATTCCCGTCCCTCACCCGAAAAAGGATTTACCGATCGGGACGGTTAAAAGCATCAGGAGGCGCGCCGGGCTTTACTGCCCGCCAGCCAGTTACGCAGGAGATCCATAATGCAATATCCAATCTGTATCGAGTGGGGCGACGAGAACACCGCCATCGGTATTCAGATCCCCGATATTCCGGGCGCCGTAACGGCCGGGGATACGTTTGAAGACGCCTATAACGCGGCGATCGAGATTGCCCACATCATGCTTCAGGAAATAGCGGCTGACGGGGAAGCGATTCCTATGCCTTCTTCGGCAGCCGTCCATCGTGGCAACCCGGACTTTGCCGACATGGGATGGGGAATGCTGGAGCTGGACATCGCGCCGTACATGGGCAAGACCGAGAAGGTCAATGTCACGTTGCCCGGCTATGTGATTCAGCGGATTGACCGGTATGTGCGCGAGCACAATGTCAAAAGCCGCTCATCCTTTCTGGCAGATGCGGCGATGGAGAAGCTGGTTCGACACTGAGTGAAATCAGGTACGTCGCCTTCGCGGGCAAGCCTCGCTCCTACGCAGGGGCGAGGCTTGGTCTGGGCGGCATTCCGACGAAGCTTTTGACACGCTATACCGTCGCCAATGAACGCTCCCGCGAAACACTCAAGAACCGCAACAGCGCCAACAACGGGAATGCGCTGCCTACAATCACGATCCACAACCAGCCGCCGTGCTCATACACCGCACTGGCGACCGAGGAGCCAAACGCGCCGCCGATGAAAATGCTGGTCATGTACAGCGCATTCAAGCGGCTGCGGCTTTTGGCGTCCAGGGCGTAGACCGCGCGTTGGCCAAGGACCATGTTCATCTGTACGCAGAAGTCGAGCACCACACCGGTGACGGCGAGGCCAATGACGCTGTAGGCCGGATGGATGAACGCTGGCAGGAAGCTCAGGCTGGCGAACAGCAGGGCCAACAGCGAAGCGATGCGGGTGTGGCCGGCGTCAGCCAGTCGACCGGCGATCGGCGCGGCGATCGCACCGATGGCTCCCACCAGAGCGAAGATCGCGATCTGGGTTTGCGACAGGCCGTGATTGCGCGCCAGTTCCAGCGGCACGGCAGTCCAGAACAGGCTGAACGTGGCGAACATGCAACCCTGGTAAAACGCGCGCTGACGCAGAACCGGTTGTTGGCGCAACAGCGTCCACAGCGAGCCCAGCAATTGGCCATAAGAGGCGCTGTGATCCGGCTGGCGTTTGGGAATCGTCACGGCCAGCACGATGCTGATCGCTGCCATCAACACGGCTGCGA
This genomic window contains:
- a CDS encoding LysR family transcriptional regulator is translated as MDRLAAMETFVYVVETGSFSAAARRLNIGQPAVSKTIAQLEARLAVRLLLRSTRGLTPTEAGLAFFERARRAIEEADEADKAARGAANGLTGNLRICAAVTFGRMHIVPHLGPFLEQNPELNIDLMLDDRNVNLVEEGVDIALRMGALSDSNLTARKIAECRRVVLGTPTYFEKHGEPDCPADLSKHQAVIYSLGGGATWPFKNAAEEQSVIVNGRIRVSAAEGLREAVLAHQGLTMASQWMFAPELDSGAVREVMREWSLPNQDLWAVFPTGRMASAKARAFVEYVRGLLVKEI
- a CDS encoding type II toxin-antitoxin system HicA family toxin translates to MQSRLLIKELEEAGWTLDRITGSHHLFTHRYNPYTIPVPHPKKDLPIGTVKSIRRRAGLYCPPASYAGDP
- a CDS encoding type II toxin-antitoxin system HicB family antitoxin encodes the protein MQYPICIEWGDENTAIGIQIPDIPGAVTAGDTFEDAYNAAIEIAHIMLQEIAADGEAIPMPSSAAVHRGNPDFADMGWGMLELDIAPYMGKTEKVNVTLPGYVIQRIDRYVREHNVKSRSSFLADAAMEKLVRH
- a CDS encoding MFS transporter — translated: MNPANQAQHGAATMTKGMVLLFAFCCGAIVANIYYAQPIIGLIAPDIGLTNTMASLIVSLTQIGYALGLFFLVPLGDLLENRRLMIITTLVAIASLLGAAFTDQPNVFLLISLLVGFSSVSVQILIPLAAHLAPEETRGRVVGGIMGGLLLGILLARPVSSVVADHFGWRAMFVIAAVLMAAISIVLAVTIPKRQPDHSASYGQLLGSLWTLLRQQPVLRQRAFYQGCMFATFSLFWTAVPLELARNHGLSQTQIAIFALVGAIGAIAAPIAGRLADAGHTRIASLLALLFASLSFLPAFIHPAYSVIGLAVTGVVLDFCVQMNMVLGQRAVYALDAKSRSRLNALYMTSIFIGGAFGSSVASAVYEHGGWLWIVIVGSAFPLLALLRFLSVSRERSLATV